In Colwellia sp. PAMC 20917, a single genomic region encodes these proteins:
- a CDS encoding cytochrome c3 family protein, with protein sequence MKLLIRHLKKQGQGQTTEDVFVEGDTLLIGRGTNQHILLPDQRVALAHAKLTAYNDGCKISASTGKYVLFNGQMVKKCMVSVGDTIEISGHKITLLPGDKGCAFVVEVTLSTVKQEPLQNRYQVNFNDLNLHKRSWSWLLFSLIFILCLALPISGVLSPSWMETLRESSLPSDGQWLAGDLIKPHKFMGDDCSQCHVNAFEPTTNEACLSCHTTIKQHVAEINITADFSPLNQCTSCHKEHNSKEVLSDYSQQICVNCHVNISQDKRNNREYGSATDFEGHHPAFSVSMLKPIIANRKITSWQTERHLLNDNKITEKSNLKFPHKLHMDPKGIKSATGDVQLACNSCHEPETNGMAMKPITMEKNCQSCHQLTFDPEDPQRVVPHGSPADVVMMMREYYAFRFIYQNLNNDLDDSIVKAGDLFTVRKVRRPGRDERLRTEFEQSLNSQTIASIEKLTKQTVRTDALVWAESRANQAAIDIFERQACDVCHVVTKDESNDIPWQVEPVVLTKRWLPKADFTHDSHQTMVCLDCHNASSSELSSDVLIPDIENCRDCHGGVESENLIPNTCIDCHGFHKAKEHLFGQKNYNHEFNKTVEQMKNEH encoded by the coding sequence ATGAAATTACTGATCAGACATTTAAAAAAACAAGGGCAAGGCCAAACTACAGAAGATGTATTTGTAGAAGGTGATACCTTACTTATTGGTCGCGGTACCAATCAACATATATTGCTACCCGATCAGAGGGTTGCTTTAGCTCATGCAAAATTAACAGCCTATAACGATGGTTGTAAAATTAGCGCCTCTACTGGTAAGTACGTTTTATTTAACGGACAGATGGTTAAAAAATGTATGGTCAGTGTTGGCGACACTATTGAAATTTCTGGTCATAAAATCACATTACTACCTGGTGATAAAGGTTGTGCCTTTGTTGTAGAGGTAACATTAAGCACAGTAAAACAAGAGCCTCTGCAAAATCGTTATCAAGTCAATTTTAATGATTTAAATTTACATAAACGAAGCTGGAGTTGGTTACTGTTTTCACTGATTTTTATTTTATGTTTAGCGTTGCCGATATCGGGTGTTTTATCGCCATCATGGATGGAGACGCTTAGAGAAAGTTCTTTGCCATCGGATGGGCAATGGCTTGCCGGCGATTTGATAAAACCTCATAAATTTATGGGTGACGACTGTAGTCAATGTCACGTGAATGCATTTGAGCCAACAACAAACGAGGCTTGCCTATCTTGTCACACAACAATAAAACAACATGTGGCAGAAATTAATATTACAGCTGATTTTTCGCCATTAAATCAATGTACAAGTTGTCATAAAGAGCATAATAGTAAAGAGGTATTAAGTGATTATTCACAACAAATATGTGTGAACTGTCATGTAAATATAAGTCAAGATAAACGAAATAATAGAGAATATGGTTCAGCCACTGATTTTGAAGGTCATCATCCCGCGTTTAGTGTGAGTATGTTAAAACCGATTATAGCAAATAGAAAAATCACCTCATGGCAAACAGAGCGACACTTACTTAACGATAATAAAATAACTGAAAAATCCAATTTAAAGTTTCCGCATAAACTGCACATGGACCCAAAAGGGATAAAATCGGCTACCGGAGATGTACAATTAGCTTGTAATAGTTGTCATGAACCAGAAACCAATGGCATGGCAATGAAACCCATTACCATGGAAAAAAATTGTCAAAGTTGTCATCAATTAACCTTTGATCCAGAAGATCCGCAGCGAGTTGTTCCACATGGCTCGCCTGCAGATGTTGTGATGATGATGAGAGAATATTACGCGTTTAGATTTATCTATCAAAACCTTAATAATGATCTCGATGATTCTATTGTAAAAGCAGGGGATCTATTTACTGTCCGTAAAGTGAGACGACCAGGACGCGATGAAAGGCTTCGAACAGAATTTGAACAATCATTAAATAGCCAAACAATTGCCTCTATTGAAAAACTGACTAAACAAACAGTAAGAACAGATGCCTTAGTTTGGGCGGAAAGTAGAGCTAATCAAGCTGCAATTGATATATTTGAACGACAAGCGTGTGATGTTTGTCATGTTGTCACTAAAGACGAATCTAATGATATTCCTTGGCAAGTTGAACCAGTCGTTTTAACTAAACGATGGTTACCAAAGGCCGACTTTACACATGATAGTCATCAAACAATGGTCTGTTTAGATTGTCATAACGCGTCTTCGTCGGAGCTCAGTTCGGATGTACTTATTCCGGATATTGAAAATTGTCGAGATTGTCATGGGGGTGTTGAAAGCGAAAATCTAATTCCTAATACCTGTATTGATTGCCATGGATTTCATAAGGCCAAAGAGCATTTATTTGGTCAAAAAAATTATAACCATGAATTTAATAAGACTGTGGAGCAAATGAAAAATGAGCATTAA
- a CDS encoding GlcG/HbpS family heme-binding protein, giving the protein MSIKLHLLLSLSLFILLSSCGGEAGNTLENSSVDQSAVIDINGQGCIGHCASVDSFLTDKDVEKIISQAVAEATSRQLKATLAVTDRLGNVLAVFRMNGAKEFVTISSTANTLLAKVSGGLENVNIIPDTMVAISKAITAAFISSEGNAFSTRTASQIIQENFNPGENNTPSGPLFGVQFSQLACSDFSLRFSPLNLPSAGPRRSPLGLSADPGGFPLYKSGTPVGAIGVISDGIYGLDKDISGFDLDNDEVIALAGTVGFAAPLTRRGDVITIVGKTARFSDAFISDLISQSADNFNTINNDVGNLVAVAGYYDGGVADLSALNNVNRIALNGVAFGYSGSGILPADPLVFKDNQGESLDAFIFTDANDTNRFEARSANDLPNGDVSKQLTKTEVQEILNQAIAIANKSRAQIRQPNGSQARVSISVVDTQGAILGMARTRDAPVFGSDVSLQKARTAVFFSSTGKLTNAPADLLRQLPSPVYLDAVAEPVDLSAGLSLLATPNINFSDYVSDLQQFIGLAGALETYGDFTAFSDRAGGNLSRPNFPDGPVVGPPGPLSKPSGQWSVFNVGLQSDLVYNALIQHVAFVLGVVPDVDHNCTGNTGLADDAAFTNDNKIKGLANGIQIFPGSVPIYRGDILVGGIGVSGDGIDQDDMISFLAVHQAGLALGNTLNNAPKAIRADKIDIPNQSIRLRYVNCPQAPFLNTNDAEVCNGL; this is encoded by the coding sequence ATGAGCATTAAGCTTCATTTATTATTGAGTTTATCTTTATTTATCCTGCTATCAAGCTGTGGAGGTGAGGCAGGAAATACCCTTGAGAATTCGTCTGTAGACCAGAGTGCTGTAATTGATATTAATGGCCAAGGGTGCATAGGACATTGTGCTTCGGTCGACTCATTTTTGACTGATAAAGATGTTGAGAAAATTATTAGCCAAGCCGTTGCGGAGGCAACATCACGTCAACTTAAAGCGACCTTAGCAGTTACTGATCGACTAGGTAATGTACTTGCCGTTTTTAGGATGAACGGGGCCAAGGAATTTGTCACGATCAGTTCAACCGCAAATACTTTATTAGCTAAAGTGTCTGGTGGCTTAGAAAATGTCAACATTATCCCTGATACTATGGTTGCTATATCAAAAGCCATTACAGCTGCATTTATATCGTCTGAAGGGAATGCCTTCAGCACCCGAACTGCAAGCCAAATTATTCAAGAAAACTTTAATCCAGGTGAAAATAATACTCCATCTGGCCCTTTATTTGGTGTGCAATTTAGCCAGTTAGCCTGTAGTGATTTTAGCCTGAGGTTTAGCCCTTTAAATTTACCCAGTGCAGGCCCTCGTCGTTCTCCTCTTGGTTTATCTGCTGATCCCGGTGGTTTTCCCTTGTATAAATCAGGTACACCAGTTGGTGCTATCGGTGTTATTTCTGATGGAATTTATGGCTTAGATAAAGATATTAGTGGTTTTGATTTAGATAATGATGAGGTTATTGCCTTAGCGGGTACCGTTGGTTTTGCAGCACCCTTAACACGCCGGGGTGATGTCATTACTATTGTCGGAAAAACAGCACGATTTAGTGATGCTTTTATAAGTGATCTTATCAGTCAATCGGCAGACAATTTTAACACTATTAACAATGATGTCGGCAATTTAGTTGCTGTTGCGGGCTATTACGATGGTGGTGTTGCTGACCTATCTGCGCTAAATAATGTAAATAGAATAGCCTTAAATGGTGTGGCCTTTGGTTACAGTGGTTCTGGTATTCTACCTGCAGATCCCTTAGTGTTTAAAGACAATCAAGGGGAAAGTCTTGATGCGTTTATTTTTACAGATGCCAATGATACTAATCGTTTTGAAGCACGTTCGGCAAACGATCTACCTAACGGAGATGTTAGTAAACAATTAACCAAAACAGAGGTCCAGGAGATTTTAAATCAGGCTATCGCAATCGCAAATAAGAGCCGTGCGCAAATTAGGCAGCCTAATGGCAGCCAAGCGCGAGTTTCAATCTCTGTTGTTGATACGCAAGGGGCTATTCTTGGTATGGCAAGAACTCGAGATGCACCAGTATTTGGTTCGGATGTATCACTACAAAAAGCACGTACAGCGGTATTTTTCTCTAGTACAGGCAAATTAACTAATGCACCAGCTGATTTACTTAGGCAATTGCCTTCTCCAGTATATCTCGATGCTGTGGCAGAACCAGTTGACTTAAGTGCAGGCTTATCCTTACTAGCAACGCCTAATATTAATTTTTCAGATTATGTCTCAGACCTACAACAATTTATAGGGCTAGCCGGTGCATTAGAAACCTATGGCGACTTTACTGCCTTTTCTGATCGTGCTGGTGGGAACTTATCAAGACCTAATTTTCCTGATGGTCCGGTAGTAGGGCCTCCTGGGCCGCTAAGTAAACCTTCTGGCCAGTGGAGTGTTTTTAATGTTGGATTACAATCAGATTTAGTTTATAACGCGCTGATCCAGCATGTTGCTTTTGTGCTGGGCGTAGTTCCGGATGTTGATCACAACTGTACTGGAAATACTGGCTTAGCAGATGATGCTGCATTTACTAACGACAATAAAATTAAAGGTCTAGCTAATGGCATTCAAATATTTCCGGGTAGTGTTCCTATTTATCGAGGGGATATATTAGTTGGTGGTATAGGAGTCTCAGGTGACGGTATTGACCAAGATGATATGATTTCATTTCTGGCTGTTCATCAAGCAGGTTTGGCTTTAGGGAACACCTTAAATAATGCGCCAAAAGCAATACGCGCTGATAAAATAGATATTCCAAACCAATCAATCAGATTACGTTATGTTAATTGTCCACAAGCACCATTTCTAAACACCAATGATGCGGAAGTGTGTAATGGACTTTAA
- a CDS encoding multiheme c-type cytochrome, with product MKILLFSIINFCILFTISAAELPQQDKNVHLGVASCAASMCHGSVVPRQGSDVLQNEYIIWSREDAHSQAYQTLLSAESKNIAAKLGLDNAAKAGICLDCHSDNVKAELQGEKFQISDGVGCESCHGGAQNYISSHTSSTVSRESTLSDGLFPTDKPKQRARLCLSCHLGNKNKQATHDIMGAGHPRLAFELDTFGILQPLHYVVDEDYRTQKWSGDSYVTWVYGQLEASKSTLRLIESKLINNNGLFPELSLFDCHSCHHPMSDLKWTATKGQGFKPGTVRLNDGNFKMLMVIASRTELFTPLHQHLTELRNGLNNKSQLQYAIAKVMEDIDAIQNALETQSLSQRQASASFLLNKIVTIGADGEFSDYIAAEQAVMAIDLLFDFTGKKSVFASAISQLFDIVADDEKYNAQLFSQKLNEINKRITKK from the coding sequence TTGAAAATATTATTATTTAGTATAATTAATTTTTGTATCTTATTTACGATAAGTGCCGCAGAGTTACCTCAACAAGATAAAAATGTTCATCTTGGAGTCGCAAGTTGCGCTGCGAGTATGTGTCATGGTTCTGTTGTTCCTCGTCAAGGTAGCGATGTATTACAAAATGAATATATTATCTGGAGTCGTGAAGATGCTCACTCACAAGCTTATCAAACGCTTTTATCAGCAGAGTCAAAAAATATAGCCGCAAAATTGGGACTTGATAATGCCGCTAAAGCAGGTATTTGTTTGGATTGTCATAGTGATAATGTTAAAGCAGAATTACAAGGTGAAAAATTTCAGATAAGTGATGGTGTCGGTTGTGAGTCTTGTCACGGCGGTGCTCAGAACTATATCAGTAGTCATACATCTTCAACGGTAAGCCGAGAATCTACTTTGTCTGACGGATTATTTCCAACAGATAAACCTAAACAACGTGCAAGGCTTTGTTTATCTTGCCACTTAGGGAATAAAAATAAACAAGCCACTCACGATATTATGGGGGCCGGTCACCCTAGACTAGCGTTTGAATTAGACACTTTTGGGATTTTACAACCTTTACACTATGTTGTAGATGAGGACTATAGAACACAAAAATGGTCCGGTGATAGTTATGTAACTTGGGTTTATGGCCAGCTTGAAGCCAGTAAATCAACGCTAAGGTTAATTGAGAGTAAATTGATCAACAATAATGGGCTATTTCCAGAATTATCTCTGTTTGACTGCCACTCTTGCCATCATCCTATGTCTGATCTGAAATGGACAGCAACCAAAGGACAAGGTTTTAAACCGGGCACAGTGCGCTTAAATGATGGGAATTTTAAAATGCTGATGGTTATCGCTTCACGTACGGAGCTATTTACGCCATTACATCAACATTTAACTGAGCTACGCAATGGCCTGAATAATAAAAGCCAACTACAATATGCTATCGCTAAGGTAATGGAAGATATTGACGCTATTCAAAATGCATTAGAAACACAAAGTTTGAGCCAAAGGCAAGCATCTGCCAGTTTTTTACTAAATAAAATAGTGACTATAGGAGCAGATGGTGAATTTTCTGATTATATTGCCGCAGAGCAAGCCGTAATGGCGATCGATTTATTATTCGACTTTACCGGTAAAAAAAGCGTTTTTGCTAGCGCTATTTCTCAGTTATTCGATATAGTTGCGGATGATGAAAAGTACAATGCTCAATTGTTTTCACAAAAGTTAAATGAAATAAATAAGCGCATAACCAAAAAATGA
- a CDS encoding FecR family protein: MNILNAIKIIMNVMFFSLFISSSNAADEVGKTMIARGEVQAGSSEQVNKRPLKRRSSIFENDIISTGASSKTQLRMTDGSMIAMKENTELVIAEYTYNSENGKNSAVLDLVQGGLRSITGAIKAEKGDYKLTTPIGSIGIRGTHFEVELLNGTVWIAVWDGAIDVLLSTGLKSGSMLSLGVGENYSYAAIDKEGVVTTYIEPPQIFEQGMSSKATEITKKSTNDDTATNDDTATNVDVKRSAYEEINTALIISSIEEGYTEFISYDELNSLAPQNTYELVAAKQGTIEYSAATVISDYNLSNFTAGMEIDFDTGRISNGQLSFNDDRSSDAWNAVFNGNMHIKNDAVFLEVGITFASHGNNLADGIISANFIDFFGLDAVSGGFQLHEQTGDVEVDGSYLIRAKY, encoded by the coding sequence ATGAATATATTAAACGCTATTAAAATTATCATGAACGTGATGTTTTTTTCTCTATTCATATCCAGTTCAAATGCCGCAGACGAGGTAGGGAAAACCATGATTGCGCGAGGCGAAGTTCAGGCAGGTTCATCTGAACAAGTCAATAAACGTCCTTTAAAACGACGTTCTTCTATTTTTGAAAATGATATTATTTCCACTGGAGCATCAAGTAAGACACAACTTCGCATGACAGATGGCAGTATGATTGCGATGAAAGAAAATACCGAATTGGTCATTGCTGAGTATACATATAACAGTGAAAATGGTAAAAATTCGGCAGTTTTAGATTTAGTGCAAGGAGGATTACGTTCAATTACTGGCGCAATTAAAGCAGAGAAGGGCGATTATAAATTAACAACGCCAATAGGTAGTATTGGTATTCGTGGTACCCACTTTGAAGTTGAGTTATTAAATGGCACTGTGTGGATTGCCGTTTGGGACGGGGCAATAGATGTGCTATTAAGTACTGGGCTTAAGTCTGGCTCAATGCTGTCCTTAGGCGTAGGAGAGAATTATTCGTATGCAGCCATTGATAAAGAAGGAGTGGTTACTACCTATATAGAGCCACCACAAATCTTTGAACAAGGTATGAGTTCTAAAGCCACAGAAATAACTAAAAAATCTACTAATGATGATACTGCTACTAATGATGATACTGCTACAAATGTTGACGTAAAAAGGTCAGCCTATGAAGAAATTAACACAGCATTGATCATATCCTCAATAGAAGAGGGCTATACCGAGTTCATCAGTTACGATGAACTTAATTCACTAGCACCTCAAAATACTTATGAATTGGTGGCCGCTAAACAAGGGACTATCGAATACTCAGCTGCAACGGTCATTTCTGACTATAATTTGTCAAATTTTACAGCGGGTATGGAGATTGACTTTGATACTGGGCGCATCTCAAATGGACAATTGTCATTCAATGATGATCGTAGCTCTGATGCGTGGAATGCTGTGTTTAATGGCAATATGCACATTAAAAATGACGCAGTGTTTTTAGAAGTAGGTATTACCTTTGCTAGCCATGGCAATAATTTAGCTGACGGTATTATCTCAGCAAATTTTATCGATTTTTTTGGCTTAGATGCTGTCTCTGGAGGTTTCCAGTTACATGAACAAACCGGAGATGTTGAAGTTGATGGTTCTTACTTAATTAGAGCAAAGTACTAG